The genome window GGGTGTCGAGGACCCTTGCCTCGTCCCAGGTCTCCTTGTATGACCTCCGCGAGCAAAGCGCATCATACACGTCGGCGATGGCCACGATCCGGCCGAAGAGAGGGATCTCATCTGCGACCTTGCCCGTTGCCTTTCCTGACTGGTCTGTATAGCCGGGTAGGGGCTCCCCGGTATTGAAATCGATGTGTCCCGGATATCCATTCCCGTCCCATTTTTCATGGTGATTGAGCGCCACAACAAATGCCGCTTCATCAAAGTCCGACCGCATGTTGGAAAACAACTGTGCACCGAGGTAGGTGTGCTGTTTCATAACGTCGTATTCAACGTTGTCAAGGCGGGCGGGTTTCTTGAGGATCAGGTCTGTGATGGCGACCTTTCCCACATCGTGGAGCATTGCCGACATCCTCAAAACGTCTTTATTCTTTTCGATTGTATCTTCGTCGATCCCCTTTGCCATAGCCCATGCCTCGTAGATCTCCACGGCGTATGATGCCACGCGGTTAACATGAGCGCCCGTCTCCATAGGATCCCGCAGCTCAGCCATCTTTATCATCCGCAGGATGATATCCCTGGTCATCATGGCGCGGTCGATGGCAATGGCAGCGTTATTGGCAAAATGCATGATATACGGCTCATCGTCACCTGTGAAGGGAATAATGTTGCCGGCGCTGTCTTTCGCATTGATTAGCTGGAGGACACCGACAATCTCATCGTTGTGTGTTTTGAGGGGAAAGGTAAGAACCGATTGCGTCCTGTAGCCGGTCAATTGATCGTATGACTGGTCAAAAGAATAGGGGACGCCGCCGCTTAAATGATATACGTCTTCTATGTTGAGCATCAAGCCTGTATTGGCAACGTACCCTGATAAGGATTTATTATTCACGGGGATCGAAAAGGTTGAATAGATAAGCTTTTTGCCCGGTCGCAGCCTCTTCTGCTGTGTATCGTTCTGAGTGTATTTGAATTTCAGCGTGTCGGCTTCCTTGATATAGATCGATCCCGCGTCAGCGTTTGTTAAATACCGTGCCTTCGTCAGGATCCTTTCGAGGAGGATATCGATATCCTTTGTCTGGGTCACATCGAGTCCGATATTCAGGACCTCGCGGAGCTTTTGCTTTTCGTCATACATCGTTTTTATCCTGTACTGCCCAATACATATTCTAACTCATGTGGAAGATATTATCCATACACTAAGGGCTAATAAGGGTTGCCGGACACCACGTATTCAAAGCGCGCTTTAAAATCTGCCGGTTCCATGTTGGCGACCCTGGCGAGGTTTTTCAGGCGGTCACCCTCGAAATCTTCCTTCTCAAGCCTGATCATATATTTTCTTGCAACTTCATAGGTCTCTGTGTGGATATCCACCTTCCTGATCTTTATCCTGTCAGTAGCGTAGTCCACCATCTCAACAAAGGGTACCGGTTTTATGTTTCCTTCGTAAAAGACGATCATGGCTCCCGTGCCGCCTTTCAGGAGGTAGCGGACCGCGCCGTAACCGAGGTTTCTTGTATATTCAACATCGAAGGGGATGGGATTGGCAGCCCTTAACTCGTAACCGATATTCTTCTCGAAGATGCCGACCTCGATTCCCATTGATTTCAATGTCTTGTTAACAAAATTCCTGAGCAGCCTTCCGAGTTGGATCTCTGAAAGCCTTAACTCGCCTTTTTCGTTTTTCTCCACATCCTCATAACGGCTCAACTCATCAAGGTCGAACATTTCGGAGATGCCTTCCGCCAGTATGGCCACACCATAGTCCCGGTCCATGGATAGCCGTTTAATGATAGATCCCGTCAGGGTATCTGCCACCCTTTTAAAAGAGAGCTTGCCATTTTCGAATTCTTCCGGTATGAGAGAGATCGTGGTGCCGGCAGCCTTCCCCATGCCCAGCGCCAGATGGCCCGTATGCCTTCCCATTGTAGTAATGAAATACCACCGTCCCATCGTACGGGCATCTTCCATGACGTTGTTGACAATATAAACGCCTACATGCCGCGCCGTCTGAAAACCGAATGTTGAAAATCCACCGGGTAAGGGTATATCGTTATCGATCGTCTTCGGTGTGTGGACTACGCTAATGGAACCCCTCGCCTCTCTTTCAATCCAGTTTGCCATATGGAGTGTGCCGTCGCCGCCGACGGTTATGAGGTACTTTATACCGATACTTTTGAGAGAGGACAAAAGGGTTTTGAATTTTGCCTTTGCGTTGTCGGGGGCATCACGGGAGGTGCGGAGGATAGAACCTCCGGTAGCGTGAATCCTCGAAACATCGTCGATCGTGAGGGGCATGACATTTATCTGGCCCTCAAAGAGACTCTTGAACCCGCCGATGAGCCCCACGACCTTCTTGCCCTGATTGACAGCCTCGATTGTGGCCGCGCTGATAACGCCGTTGATGCCGGGCGCCGGGCCTCCACCAACGATGATACCTATCAGG of Syntrophorhabdaceae bacterium contains these proteins:
- the pfp gene encoding diphosphate--fructose-6-phosphate 1-phosphotransferase, producing the protein MKKMHNNSNMERDLIGIIVGGGPAPGINGVISAATIEAVNQGKKVVGLIGGFKSLFEGQINVMPLTIDDVSRIHATGGSILRTSRDAPDNAKAKFKTLLSSLKSIGIKYLITVGGDGTLHMANWIEREARGSISVVHTPKTIDNDIPLPGGFSTFGFQTARHVGVYIVNNVMEDARTMGRWYFITTMGRHTGHLALGMGKAAGTTISLIPEEFENGKLSFKRVADTLTGSIIKRLSMDRDYGVAILAEGISEMFDLDELSRYEDVEKNEKGELRLSEIQLGRLLRNFVNKTLKSMGIEVGIFEKNIGYELRAANPIPFDVEYTRNLGYGAVRYLLKGGTGAMIVFYEGNIKPVPFVEMVDYATDRIKIRKVDIHTETYEVARKYMIRLEKEDFEGDRLKNLARVANMEPADFKARFEYVVSGNPY
- a CDS encoding HD domain-containing protein translates to MYDEKQKLREVLNIGLDVTQTKDIDILLERILTKARYLTNADAGSIYIKEADTLKFKYTQNDTQQKRLRPGKKLIYSTFSIPVNNKSLSGYVANTGLMLNIEDVYHLSGGVPYSFDQSYDQLTGYRTQSVLTFPLKTHNDEIVGVLQLINAKDSAGNIIPFTGDDEPYIMHFANNAAIAIDRAMMTRDIILRMIKMAELRDPMETGAHVNRVASYAVEIYEAWAMAKGIDEDTIEKNKDVLRMSAMLHDVGKVAITDLILKKPARLDNVEYDVMKQHTYLGAQLFSNMRSDFDEAAFVVALNHHEKWDGNGYPGHIDFNTGEPLPGYTDQSGKATGKVADEIPLFGRIVAIADVYDALCSRRSYKETWDEARVLDTLTQERGKHFDPEVVDTFVSILDVIRNVAHQYPDKGE